One window of the Anaeromyxobacter dehalogenans 2CP-C genome contains the following:
- a CDS encoding GDSL-type esterase/lipase family protein produces the protein MILLALLAPADAWAQQKLSGIGDSMMQGANARLSWWPPPGDQIQYSNAQGWDSTVNPVYRRYRSLGKLPGGEQFVSVDGAEMVGGRNNAPAQAQRICAQLVKPDRIVLLLGANDVCNRSSTSTLYAADTFGAALAQALAILAAPTCGLPPGTWVHVVSVPPVNYLYSAGLEKQWSTGTPCQAIWYAAGICPTVTRGSSTDRAIVAQRIAQYNAAIAAAVADAQGRYAPAVRFTTDWNPAPEACVGTHRFRGRDLSDIDCFHPKWNTGQRTLACATWESWESVALGGSGNEAGCFLQ, from the coding sequence GTGATCCTGCTCGCGCTGCTCGCGCCCGCGGACGCGTGGGCCCAGCAGAAGCTCTCCGGCATCGGCGACAGCATGATGCAGGGGGCGAACGCGCGCCTTTCCTGGTGGCCGCCGCCGGGCGATCAGATCCAGTACAGCAACGCCCAGGGCTGGGACTCGACCGTGAACCCGGTCTACCGGCGCTACCGCTCGCTGGGCAAGCTGCCCGGGGGCGAGCAGTTCGTCTCGGTGGACGGCGCCGAGATGGTGGGAGGGCGCAACAACGCGCCGGCGCAGGCGCAGCGCATCTGCGCGCAGCTCGTGAAGCCGGACCGGATCGTGCTGCTGCTCGGGGCGAACGACGTCTGCAACCGCTCGTCCACCTCCACGCTCTACGCTGCCGACACGTTCGGCGCGGCGCTGGCCCAGGCGCTCGCCATCCTCGCCGCCCCGACCTGCGGGCTGCCGCCCGGCACCTGGGTCCACGTCGTGTCGGTGCCGCCCGTGAACTACCTCTACTCGGCCGGCCTGGAGAAGCAGTGGTCCACCGGCACGCCGTGCCAGGCGATCTGGTACGCGGCCGGCATCTGCCCCACGGTGACGCGCGGCTCGAGCACGGATCGGGCGATCGTCGCGCAGCGCATCGCGCAGTACAACGCCGCGATCGCCGCCGCGGTCGCCGACGCGCAGGGCCGCTACGCGCCGGCGGTCCGCTTCACCACCGACTGGAACCCCGCCCCCGAGGCCTGCGTCGGCACGCACCGGTTCCGCGGCCGCGACCTCTCGGACATCGACTGCTTCCACCCGAAGTGGAACACCGGCCAGCGAACGCTCGCCTGCGCCACCTGGGAGTCGTGGGAGTCGGTGGCCCTCGGCGGTTCGGGCAACGAGGCGGGCTGCTTCCTCCAGTGA
- a CDS encoding beta-propeller domain-containing protein, with translation MSAPRTLVLALVAVLAASAACHGGDGAGRREPVLPPPVAVDRSPSLAAAPSCEALETAIEDALVLQMRSELEQLRLTWAGWGGLPVGGAPGGDAGSPAPSGYTTTNAQVAGVDEADFVQNDGTRIAALADGRLHLLSSWPADALAERSSVAIEGWPRDLFLAGDRVVVFSTLYVPRALEGDAPICGGPAMGAPVASDAIWCGYQASNVTKVTTLDVADLAAPRVTAEIYLPGSYLAARRIDARVRLVMTDELPYPDGVAYWPELPPGAGPAERDRAFAALEDANEALIRARPLEDWLRRGEVKRADGTSAPVAYACTDFALGAAPVRPGILTVATLDLDRQALASSTSVLARAGVVYASHDTLYAAASHWWWWPMPGQADATYLHAFDLRDPDRATYLGSGVVDGTLDDPYQLDEHEGALRVASTLATRVAGSDPWGTVERASQLTVLGLADGALRTLGRTEPFGRDEALFATRFLGPRGFAVTARQIDPFFTFDLSDPAAPRLVGELELPGFIGYLHPLDATHLLGVGREPGTNGMMQVKVQLLDVTDLAAPAAVATALVGEGWSWSDALWDPHAFTWFPGASGGGLLAIPFVDYGMEAFVSDLRLFRVDPATGIAPAGALAMADVYASASGPGWSFAWSPYVRRSVLAEDAVAGTFVYAVSDAGVRSAKVAELPAWLRTVTFTPVDGG, from the coding sequence ATGTCTGCTCCGCGCACCCTCGTCCTCGCGCTCGTCGCCGTCCTCGCCGCGTCCGCCGCCTGCCACGGCGGCGATGGCGCCGGGCGCCGCGAGCCCGTGCTGCCGCCGCCCGTGGCGGTGGACCGCTCGCCCAGCCTCGCCGCCGCGCCGAGCTGCGAGGCGCTCGAGACCGCCATCGAGGACGCCCTGGTGCTGCAGATGCGCAGCGAGCTCGAGCAGCTCCGCCTGACCTGGGCTGGCTGGGGCGGCCTGCCGGTCGGCGGGGCCCCGGGCGGCGACGCCGGCTCGCCCGCGCCGTCGGGCTACACGACCACCAACGCGCAGGTCGCCGGCGTGGACGAGGCGGACTTCGTCCAGAACGACGGCACGCGCATCGCCGCGCTCGCCGACGGCCGGCTGCACCTGCTCTCGAGCTGGCCGGCGGACGCGCTGGCGGAGCGGTCCTCGGTTGCGATCGAGGGCTGGCCGCGGGACCTGTTCCTGGCCGGCGACCGGGTGGTGGTGTTCAGCACGCTCTACGTGCCGCGCGCCCTGGAGGGCGACGCGCCGATCTGCGGCGGGCCGGCCATGGGCGCCCCGGTGGCGAGCGACGCGATCTGGTGCGGCTACCAGGCGAGCAACGTGACCAAGGTGACCACGCTCGACGTGGCCGACCTCGCCGCGCCGCGGGTGACGGCCGAGATCTACCTGCCGGGCAGCTACCTCGCCGCGCGGCGCATCGACGCGCGCGTGCGGCTCGTGATGACCGACGAGCTCCCGTACCCCGACGGCGTCGCGTACTGGCCGGAGCTCCCGCCCGGCGCCGGACCCGCCGAGCGCGACCGCGCCTTCGCCGCGCTGGAGGACGCGAACGAGGCGCTCATCCGCGCCCGCCCGCTGGAGGACTGGCTCCGTCGCGGGGAGGTGAAGCGCGCCGACGGGACGAGCGCGCCGGTCGCGTACGCGTGCACCGACTTCGCGCTGGGCGCGGCGCCGGTCCGGCCCGGCATCCTGACCGTCGCCACGCTCGACCTCGACCGGCAGGCGCTCGCCTCCAGCACCTCGGTGCTGGCCCGGGCCGGCGTCGTGTACGCGTCGCACGACACGCTCTATGCCGCCGCGAGCCACTGGTGGTGGTGGCCCATGCCCGGCCAGGCCGACGCGACCTACCTCCACGCGTTCGACCTCCGCGATCCCGACCGCGCCACGTACCTCGGCTCCGGCGTCGTGGACGGGACGCTCGACGACCCGTACCAGCTCGACGAGCACGAGGGCGCGCTGCGGGTGGCGAGCACGCTCGCGACCCGCGTGGCGGGGAGCGATCCCTGGGGCACCGTGGAGCGCGCCAGCCAGCTCACCGTGCTCGGCCTCGCCGACGGCGCGCTGCGCACCCTCGGGAGGACGGAGCCGTTCGGGCGCGACGAGGCGCTGTTCGCGACCCGCTTCCTCGGCCCGCGCGGCTTCGCGGTGACCGCGCGCCAGATCGACCCGTTCTTCACCTTCGACCTCTCGGACCCCGCCGCGCCACGGCTCGTCGGCGAGCTCGAGCTGCCCGGCTTCATCGGCTACCTGCACCCGCTCGACGCGACGCACCTGCTCGGCGTCGGGCGCGAGCCCGGGACGAACGGGATGATGCAGGTGAAGGTGCAGCTCCTCGACGTGACCGACCTCGCCGCGCCGGCCGCGGTCGCGACCGCGCTGGTGGGGGAGGGGTGGAGCTGGTCGGACGCGCTCTGGGACCCGCACGCGTTCACCTGGTTCCCCGGCGCCTCGGGCGGCGGCCTGCTCGCCATCCCGTTCGTGGACTACGGGATGGAGGCGTTCGTCTCCGACCTGCGGCTGTTCCGCGTGGACCCGGCCACCGGGATCGCGCCTGCGGGCGCGCTCGCCATGGCCGACGTGTACGCGAGCGCCTCCGGCCCGGGCTGGAGCTTCGCCTGGTCGCCGTACGTGCGCCGCAGCGTGCTGGCGGAGGACGCGGTGGCCGGGACGTTCGTCTACGCCGTGAGCGACGCCGGCGTCCGCTCGGCCAAGGTGGCCGAGCTGCCGGCGTGGCTGCGGACCGTGACGTTCACGCCCGTTGACGGAGGGTGA
- a CDS encoding lysylphosphatidylglycerol synthase transmembrane domain-containing protein, with protein sequence MSEPAPSPPRARTHRAAQVIGGLAISAVALWLTLRGKDLGGIGQALRDADYRYLWLYLPFLAAIHLLRTVRWGLLLEPVAKVPFGRLNAVSAVGIMALSLLPFRLGEFARPYLVADRPRLRVSSALSSVVVERVADGIFTGLLLMVSLLSVPEGTPGLRVIRTAGVVVSLAFVALLAFLVGAYRNRALAVSLATRLATPISPRLAARGAGMLDAFIHGLRLVPSGRKVALFFALTGIYWGVNVWGMQVLARGFGFDLGAAAACTVLGVLVVGVMIPAGPGMVGTFQGAVVLGLGLVAPGAAVSTHGVAYANVLWAAQIGAQVAVGLPFLFSRHIELGRLFTAPREMEAGLEDEETEYRAGEGR encoded by the coding sequence ATGTCCGAGCCCGCACCGAGCCCGCCGCGTGCCAGGACGCACCGCGCGGCGCAGGTGATCGGTGGGCTGGCGATCTCGGCGGTCGCGCTCTGGCTCACGCTGCGCGGCAAGGACCTCGGCGGCATCGGCCAGGCGCTGCGCGACGCCGACTACCGGTATCTCTGGCTGTACCTGCCGTTCCTCGCGGCCATCCACCTGCTGCGCACGGTGCGCTGGGGGCTGCTGCTCGAGCCGGTCGCGAAGGTGCCGTTCGGCCGGCTCAACGCCGTCTCCGCCGTCGGCATCATGGCGCTCTCGCTGCTCCCGTTCCGGCTGGGCGAGTTCGCGCGGCCGTACCTGGTCGCCGACCGGCCCCGGCTGCGCGTCTCGAGCGCGCTCTCGTCGGTGGTGGTGGAGCGCGTGGCCGACGGGATCTTCACCGGGCTCCTGCTCATGGTGTCGCTCCTGTCGGTGCCGGAGGGCACCCCCGGGCTGCGCGTCATTCGCACCGCCGGCGTGGTGGTGTCGCTCGCGTTCGTGGCGCTGCTCGCGTTCCTGGTGGGCGCGTACCGCAACCGCGCGCTGGCGGTGTCGCTCGCCACCCGGCTCGCCACGCCCATCTCGCCGCGGCTGGCGGCGCGCGGGGCGGGGATGCTGGACGCGTTCATCCACGGCCTGCGCCTCGTGCCCTCGGGGCGGAAGGTGGCGCTGTTCTTCGCGCTGACCGGGATCTACTGGGGCGTGAACGTGTGGGGCATGCAGGTGCTGGCCCGCGGCTTCGGGTTCGACCTCGGCGCCGCGGCGGCCTGCACGGTGCTCGGGGTGCTGGTCGTCGGCGTGATGATCCCCGCCGGCCCGGGCATGGTGGGGACGTTCCAGGGCGCGGTGGTGCTCGGCCTGGGCCTGGTCGCGCCGGGCGCGGCCGTCTCCACGCACGGGGTCGCCTACGCGAACGTGCTCTGGGCCGCGCAGATCGGCGCGCAGGTCGCGGTCGGGCTGCCGTTCCTGTTCTCGCGGCACATCGAGCTGGGCCGGCTGTTCACCGCGCCGCGCGAGATGGAGGCGGGCCTCGAGGACGAGGAGACGGAGTACCGCGCCGGCGAGGGCCGCTGA
- a CDS encoding TlpA family protein disulfide reductase: protein MNGRLKLVLVALLAVVAFQVFFRGRNEPRSQGGGHPAPPLALPDLAGRTVDLGSLRGKVVAVNFWASWCGPCRAEIPDLAEVWKAHQGKCFELLGVAEESGREDVLAMARDIPYPILFDARATALEPWGVPAYPRTYLVDAQGTVQHVFAGSLDRETLTAALQPLLPASCPKG from the coding sequence ATGAACGGTCGCCTCAAGCTCGTCCTCGTCGCGCTCCTCGCCGTGGTGGCGTTCCAGGTGTTCTTCCGCGGCCGCAACGAGCCCCGCTCGCAGGGCGGCGGCCACCCCGCGCCCCCGCTCGCGCTGCCCGACCTCGCCGGGCGCACCGTCGATCTGGGGTCGCTCCGCGGCAAGGTGGTGGCGGTGAACTTCTGGGCGAGCTGGTGCGGCCCGTGCCGGGCCGAGATCCCGGACCTCGCCGAGGTGTGGAAGGCGCACCAGGGCAAGTGCTTCGAGCTGCTGGGGGTCGCGGAGGAGTCCGGGCGCGAGGACGTGCTCGCCATGGCCCGGGACATCCCGTACCCGATCCTCTTCGACGCCCGCGCCACCGCGCTCGAGCCGTGGGGCGTGCCCGCCTACCCGCGCACCTACCTGGTGGACGCGCAGGGCACCGTCCAGCACGTGTTCGCCGGGTCGCTGGACCGGGAGACGCTCACCGCCGCGCTGCAGCCGCTGCTCCCGGCGTCCTGCCCGAAGGGCTGA
- a CDS encoding 2-hydroxyacid dehydrogenase, which translates to MKPVLVVARPLPHADLGALAGRFELRGGAAPLGRAELAAAVRDADVLVVTYLDRVDAPLLEGAPRLRHLASYGIGVNHLDLGACRARRLCVTNTPDVVTAATADHAWALLLAAARRVAEGDRVIRAGGWTSVDPAWMLGTEISGKTLGLVGFGRIGQAVAQRAAGFGMRVLYAAPRDAGFPGARRVELDELLAASDFVSLHVPLTPATEGLVDRARLARMKPGAILVNTARGQVVDDAALAEALASGRLAAAGLDVFRDEPRVPEAFLRLPNVVLTPHLGSGTRETRTAMTRMVLDEVLRVASGEAPRHPVP; encoded by the coding sequence GTGAAGCCCGTGCTCGTCGTGGCCAGGCCGCTGCCGCACGCCGACCTCGGCGCGCTCGCCGGCCGGTTCGAGCTCCGCGGCGGCGCCGCCCCGCTCGGCCGCGCCGAGCTCGCGGCGGCGGTGCGCGACGCGGACGTGCTGGTGGTCACCTACCTCGACCGCGTGGACGCGCCGCTCCTCGAGGGCGCGCCGCGGCTCCGGCACCTCGCCTCCTACGGGATCGGCGTGAACCACCTGGACCTCGGCGCCTGCCGCGCGCGCAGGCTGTGCGTGACCAACACGCCGGACGTGGTGACCGCCGCCACCGCCGACCACGCCTGGGCGCTCCTGCTCGCCGCCGCCCGCCGCGTCGCCGAGGGCGACCGGGTGATCCGCGCCGGCGGGTGGACCAGCGTGGACCCTGCGTGGATGCTCGGCACCGAGATCAGCGGGAAGACGCTGGGGCTCGTCGGCTTCGGCCGCATCGGGCAGGCCGTGGCGCAGCGCGCCGCCGGGTTCGGGATGCGGGTGCTCTACGCGGCCCCGCGCGACGCCGGCTTCCCGGGGGCGCGGCGGGTGGAGCTCGACGAGCTGCTCGCCGCCTCGGACTTCGTCAGCCTGCACGTGCCGCTCACGCCCGCCACCGAGGGCCTCGTGGACCGGGCGCGCCTGGCGCGCATGAAGCCCGGCGCCATCCTGGTGAACACCGCGCGCGGGCAGGTGGTGGACGACGCCGCGCTGGCCGAGGCGCTGGCCTCCGGCCGGCTCGCCGCGGCCGGCCTCGACGTCTTCCGCGACGAGCCGCGGGTCCCCGAGGCGTTCCTGCGGCTCCCGAACGTGGTGCTCACGCCGCACCTCGGCTCCGGCACGCGCGAGACCCGCACCGCCATGACGCGGATGGTCCTCGACGAGGTGCTGCGGGTGGCCTCGGGCGAGGCGCCCCGGCACCCGGTGCCGTAG
- a CDS encoding DNA gyrase inhibitor YacG, with the protein MSTAKCPICGRTAAPRPANRAFPFCSDRCKLIDLGKWLGEEYRIPGPRAGDGSEAPERPVDREEDEP; encoded by the coding sequence GTGTCCACCGCGAAGTGCCCGATCTGCGGCCGCACCGCCGCGCCCCGCCCCGCGAACCGGGCGTTCCCGTTCTGCTCCGATCGCTGCAAGCTCATCGACCTCGGCAAGTGGCTGGGCGAGGAGTACCGGATCCCGGGCCCGCGCGCCGGCGACGGGTCCGAGGCGCCGGAGCGGCCGGTCGATCGCGAGGAGGACGAGCCGTGA
- a CDS encoding carboxypeptidase-like regulatory domain-containing protein yields the protein MSRSAAAASLAGILVASSGCADAWYMVRGTVGSAQGSAIRPLTGAAVELTPPPGQAAPSDGPSCTGPESKAATRKNGWFLVVQHCYGVLRARCAPCDLAVSAPGYETRVVEIRRERSSLRPCPPEEDRIYGRWCREIDVVLEPRTPARR from the coding sequence ATGTCCCGCTCCGCCGCTGCCGCGTCGCTCGCCGGCATCCTGGTCGCGTCGTCCGGCTGCGCGGACGCCTGGTACATGGTTCGGGGCACCGTCGGATCCGCCCAAGGAAGCGCCATCCGCCCGCTCACCGGCGCGGCCGTCGAGCTGACACCGCCTCCGGGCCAGGCCGCTCCGAGCGACGGCCCGTCGTGCACGGGCCCGGAATCCAAGGCGGCGACGCGCAAAAACGGCTGGTTCCTGGTCGTCCAGCACTGCTACGGCGTCCTGAGGGCCCGCTGCGCTCCCTGCGACTTGGCCGTCTCCGCGCCCGGGTACGAGACGCGGGTGGTCGAGATACGCCGCGAGCGCTCCAGCTTGCGCCCGTGTCCGCCGGAAGAGGATCGCATCTACGGCCGCTGGTGCCGGGAGATCGACGTGGTCCTCGAGCCGCGGACACCGGCGCGCCGCTGA
- a CDS encoding DUF4041 domain-containing protein, whose amino-acid sequence MTVLLAAVAACLLAVLAAAVVFLLKWRGESSRRADVEQQLQRYSAIIDVEAHVAGVRQSIANLIAERDQFTAAEQKRRAELNGTYQGAFATYQRLKQEVTLLEETLEDISFGLYKPHYTFETSEQFKGALASIYEQKRELIRGGVAATCETTWTVGNSERDGKRMVKQQTKLMLRAFNGEVDAAVAKVTWNNVTKMEERIRKCASAINDTGTVMRCSISPQFVELALAELRLTYEYELKKHEEKEEQRRIREQMRDEEKALREAERAQQEAAAEETRFEKALAKARAEVEKAKGEELAKANAKMAELEQRLSEAHAKMQKATSMAQLTKSGHVYVISNVGSFGDKTFKIGMTRRLDPLDRVYELSDASVPFDFDVHAMIYSEDAPGLENAFHKAFADRRVNLVNLRREFFNVSLDEIEEFARKQNLAIEFTKVTEAREYRETISIRRAAMAPAAAPKSGAEAGAAAPMPPPTPEAFPTQILV is encoded by the coding sequence ATGACTGTGCTGCTTGCGGCGGTTGCGGCTTGCCTTCTCGCTGTCCTCGCTGCCGCGGTGGTGTTCCTGCTCAAGTGGCGCGGCGAGTCTTCGCGCCGCGCCGACGTCGAGCAGCAACTTCAGAGGTACTCGGCAATCATCGATGTTGAGGCACACGTCGCGGGAGTGCGGCAGAGCATCGCAAACCTGATCGCGGAGAGGGACCAGTTCACCGCAGCCGAGCAGAAGAGGAGGGCTGAGCTGAATGGCACCTACCAAGGCGCGTTCGCGACGTATCAGCGGCTCAAGCAGGAGGTGACCCTCCTCGAAGAGACCTTGGAGGACATCTCGTTCGGCTTGTACAAGCCGCACTACACCTTCGAGACTTCCGAACAGTTCAAGGGCGCTCTTGCGAGCATCTACGAGCAGAAGCGCGAGTTGATCCGGGGCGGGGTCGCGGCCACATGCGAAACGACTTGGACTGTCGGAAACAGCGAGCGCGACGGCAAGCGGATGGTCAAGCAGCAGACGAAGCTCATGCTCAGGGCCTTCAACGGCGAGGTCGATGCTGCCGTAGCGAAGGTGACGTGGAACAACGTCACGAAGATGGAGGAGCGAATCCGCAAGTGTGCGTCGGCCATCAACGACACCGGCACGGTGATGCGTTGCTCGATCTCGCCGCAGTTCGTCGAGCTTGCGCTTGCCGAGCTGCGCCTCACCTATGAATACGAGTTGAAGAAACACGAAGAGAAGGAGGAGCAGCGCCGCATCCGCGAGCAGATGCGCGACGAGGAGAAGGCACTCCGGGAGGCCGAGCGCGCACAGCAGGAAGCGGCGGCCGAGGAGACGAGATTCGAGAAGGCGCTCGCAAAGGCCCGCGCCGAGGTCGAGAAAGCCAAGGGCGAAGAACTGGCGAAGGCGAACGCGAAGATGGCTGAGCTTGAGCAGAGGCTCTCAGAGGCGCACGCCAAGATGCAGAAGGCGACCTCGATGGCGCAACTTACGAAGAGCGGCCACGTCTACGTGATCTCGAATGTCGGCTCATTCGGCGACAAGACCTTCAAGATCGGCATGACGAGACGACTCGACCCGCTCGACCGGGTGTACGAGTTGAGCGACGCCTCGGTGCCGTTCGACTTCGACGTTCACGCGATGATCTACTCCGAGGACGCACCGGGGCTTGAGAACGCCTTCCACAAGGCTTTCGCCGATCGGCGCGTGAATCTGGTGAACTTGCGCCGCGAGTTCTTCAACGTCTCCCTTGACGAGATCGAGGAGTTCGCGCGCAAGCAGAACCTCGCGATCGAGTTCACGAAGGTGACCGAGGCCCGCGAGTACCGGGAGACGATCTCGATTCGAAGAGCGGCCATGGCACCGGCAGCCGCGCCCAAGAGCGGAGCGGAAGCCGGTGCTGCCGCGCCGATGCCGCCTCCGACGCCCGAGGCGTTCCCTACGCAGATCCTCGTGTAG
- a CDS encoding enoyl-CoA hydratase/isomerase family protein, translated as MNDALVRTRKEGRIGWITLHRPEAMNTFTLPFADQLDQALRRMEDDPEVSVVVVDAAGKNFCTGIALEQFTPRTQREYRELLQRIDAFYRTLARMRTVTIAAVQGYAVANGAGLAFACDLTVAADTARFGTTAINVGLICLGPAAAMARLIGRKKAAELLLTGELVSAADALALGLVNRVVPEASLADEVLKLAQKVAAKSPLALRIGKEGLNRLPDLPALERIDLADDLFATLAATEDAVEGVSAFLGKRAPSWKER; from the coding sequence ATGAACGACGCGCTCGTCAGGACCAGGAAGGAAGGCCGCATCGGCTGGATCACGCTCCACCGGCCGGAGGCGATGAACACGTTCACCCTCCCCTTCGCCGACCAGCTCGACCAGGCGCTGCGGCGGATGGAGGACGATCCGGAGGTGTCGGTCGTCGTCGTGGACGCCGCGGGGAAGAACTTCTGCACCGGGATCGCGCTCGAGCAGTTCACGCCGCGAACGCAGCGCGAGTACCGCGAGCTCCTCCAGCGCATCGACGCGTTCTATCGGACGCTCGCGCGCATGCGGACGGTGACCATCGCGGCGGTGCAGGGGTACGCGGTGGCGAACGGCGCCGGGCTCGCGTTCGCCTGCGACCTCACGGTCGCGGCGGACACGGCGCGGTTCGGCACGACCGCCATCAACGTGGGGCTCATCTGCCTGGGCCCGGCGGCGGCGATGGCGCGGCTCATCGGACGGAAGAAGGCGGCGGAGCTGCTGCTGACGGGCGAGCTGGTGAGCGCGGCGGACGCGCTGGCGCTCGGCCTCGTGAACCGGGTGGTGCCGGAGGCGTCGCTCGCGGACGAGGTGCTGAAGCTCGCGCAGAAGGTCGCCGCCAAGAGCCCGCTCGCGCTGCGCATCGGCAAGGAGGGCCTGAACCGGCTGCCGGACCTGCCCGCGCTCGAGCGCATCGACCTCGCCGACGACCTGTTCGCCACGCTCGCCGCCACCGAGGACGCGGTGGAGGGCGTGAGCGCGTTCCTGGGGAAGCGCGCGCCCTCCTGGAAGGAGCGGTAG
- a CDS encoding DUF3800 domain-containing protein has product MTGLIERPGSVEPEQPKHAFVDAYGDPGLDIDKNATTAFFIVAAVLVDGERVGEVYAAVEAIRRKHFQKGPIKSSAVGENDKRRLRVLADLMALPVRFAAVALDKQRLMKDGEFLYPGLRFKGSFVKFVHSQLFDRMYERHPGLQVLADGTGREEFMEEFRRYVLGGVSGRQGDLFAKPGFAFERSTNHVLIQVADFIAGSLARIYDHKKFSSRAEEIHRALQPNALYVTDWPKRFRNPPPLKRLDSEHDEKVRRYCLERVQDFIAEHLDSEDPDVKARTAALEFLLFRYEWAGEDAWTPTGSLQDYLAEICVEPHSAHNIRSKMIAPLRDVGVILASSNRGYKVPASINDVVQFVERTDSVVVPMLRRVDTARQAIKELTGGFDILSQERFAALREALDGRVFGQGSLT; this is encoded by the coding sequence GTGACTGGACTCATTGAGCGACCAGGTAGCGTCGAGCCGGAACAACCGAAACACGCGTTCGTCGACGCCTACGGGGATCCTGGGCTCGACATCGACAAGAACGCCACGACGGCGTTCTTCATCGTTGCGGCCGTGCTGGTGGACGGTGAGCGTGTTGGGGAGGTGTACGCGGCGGTCGAGGCGATTCGCCGGAAGCACTTTCAGAAGGGACCGATCAAGTCGAGCGCAGTCGGCGAGAACGACAAGCGGCGCCTCCGCGTTCTCGCGGACCTGATGGCGCTCCCGGTCCGCTTCGCGGCGGTGGCGCTCGACAAGCAGCGGCTCATGAAAGATGGCGAATTCCTCTACCCTGGTCTCAGGTTCAAGGGCTCGTTCGTAAAATTCGTCCACTCACAGTTGTTTGACCGCATGTACGAGCGACACCCTGGCCTCCAGGTTCTCGCAGACGGCACAGGGCGCGAAGAGTTCATGGAAGAGTTTCGGCGGTACGTCCTGGGCGGCGTGAGCGGGCGCCAGGGCGACCTCTTCGCCAAGCCCGGATTCGCGTTCGAGCGGAGCACGAACCACGTTCTCATCCAGGTCGCCGACTTCATCGCCGGGTCCCTCGCCCGAATCTACGACCACAAGAAGTTCTCGTCTCGCGCTGAAGAGATCCACCGCGCGCTTCAGCCGAACGCGTTGTACGTCACCGATTGGCCGAAGCGGTTCCGGAATCCACCACCGCTAAAGCGGTTGGACTCGGAACACGACGAGAAGGTGCGCCGGTACTGCCTCGAACGAGTTCAGGACTTCATCGCGGAGCACCTGGACTCGGAAGATCCCGACGTGAAGGCACGCACGGCGGCACTCGAGTTCCTGCTCTTCCGCTATGAGTGGGCGGGAGAGGACGCCTGGACGCCGACGGGGTCGCTCCAGGACTACCTCGCCGAGATCTGCGTCGAACCACATTCCGCCCACAACATCCGCTCGAAGATGATCGCGCCGCTCCGAGACGTCGGCGTCATCCTCGCCAGCTCGAACAGGGGCTACAAGGTCCCCGCCAGCATCAATGACGTCGTTCAGTTCGTAGAGCGGACAGACAGCGTGGTCGTCCCGATGCTACGTCGCGTCGATACCGCCCGGCAGGCCATCAAAGAGCTCACCGGCGGGTTCGACATCCTCTCGCAGGAGCGATTCGCGGCCTTACGTGAGGCACTCGACGGAAGAGTGTTCGGACAGGGATCCCTGACTTAA